Proteins encoded together in one Chitinophaga varians window:
- the frr gene encoding ribosome recycling factor — protein sequence MQDDLTLILDDAADSMKKAIGHLEQELTKVRAGKANPQILDGITVDYYGAPTPLAQVANVSIADARTLTIQPWEKNMLQPIERAIIAANIGINPQNDGIIIRLFLPPLTEERRKEFVKRVNSEGEQAKVAIRNIRRDAIEGIKKLQKDGLSEDTAKDAEADIQAVTDKHIVLIDKHCEAKEKEIMAI from the coding sequence ATGCAAGATGATCTAACGCTTATCCTGGATGATGCAGCGGACTCGATGAAAAAAGCCATCGGGCACCTGGAACAGGAACTCACTAAAGTAAGGGCCGGTAAAGCCAATCCTCAGATATTGGACGGTATTACTGTAGACTACTATGGTGCTCCCACTCCACTTGCCCAGGTAGCCAATGTCAGCATCGCTGACGCTCGTACCCTGACCATTCAGCCCTGGGAAAAAAATATGTTGCAACCTATCGAAAGGGCCATTATTGCAGCTAATATCGGCATCAATCCTCAGAATGACGGTATCATCATCCGTTTGTTCCTGCCACCGCTGACGGAGGAAAGAAGAAAGGAATTCGTGAAAAGAGTAAACTCTGAAGGAGAACAAGCTAAGGTTGCCATCCGGAACATCCGCCGCGACGCGATCGAAGGCATCAAAAAACTGCAGAAAGACGGATTGAGCGAAGATACCGCTAAAGATGCGGAAGCAGATATCCAGGCTGTGACCGATAAACACATCGTGCTTATCGATAAACACTGCGAAGCAAAAGAAAAGGAAATTATGGCCATCTAA
- a CDS encoding DUF3078 domain-containing protein: MRKFALSIACCLLAFTAVQAQNDWIKSQRDETAKKIKKDDKDTTVKIWKKGVNLNVNINQGSLSNWAAGGDNFTFSLGSTVYAYAFYKNGRRAWDNVADLAYGFINTTSLGARKADDRIDLTSKYGYDIGRHWYISMLGNLRTQFTNGYLYPADTTPQLSSRFFAPAYVLLSPGFDYKPVPEFSLFLSPATSRFVFVMDDYLASQGAYGVDTGKHFKYEIGAYLSANYMKTVAKNITYKGRLDLFSNYLNNPQNIVVFFTNALELKVNKYIAATLNVDMIYDDNVKVFENKQTGVMGPRLQVKQILGIGFAAKF, from the coding sequence ATGAGAAAATTTGCTTTGTCCATTGCCTGTTGTTTGCTGGCTTTTACGGCAGTACAGGCACAAAACGACTGGATAAAGAGCCAGCGGGATGAAACCGCGAAAAAAATCAAGAAAGATGATAAAGACACAACGGTTAAGATCTGGAAGAAGGGTGTTAACCTGAATGTGAACATCAACCAGGGCTCACTGAGCAATTGGGCCGCCGGTGGTGATAATTTCACTTTCTCGCTGGGATCTACCGTATATGCGTACGCGTTCTATAAGAATGGCCGGCGTGCATGGGACAACGTTGCTGACCTGGCTTATGGTTTTATCAACACCACCAGTCTCGGCGCCCGCAAAGCAGATGACCGCATCGACCTTACTTCCAAATACGGATATGATATTGGCAGACACTGGTATATAAGCATGTTGGGCAACCTCAGGACACAGTTCACCAATGGTTATCTGTATCCTGCTGACACTACGCCACAATTATCTTCCCGGTTTTTTGCCCCCGCCTATGTGCTGTTGTCTCCTGGTTTTGATTATAAACCTGTACCTGAATTTTCACTGTTCCTCTCTCCTGCCACTTCCCGTTTTGTATTTGTGATGGACGATTACCTGGCAAGCCAGGGTGCGTATGGCGTAGACACCGGAAAACATTTTAAGTATGAAATTGGCGCGTACCTGTCTGCCAATTACATGAAAACAGTGGCTAAAAATATTACATACAAGGGCCGGCTGGACCTGTTCTCCAATTATCTCAACAATCCGCAGAATATCGTGGTGTTCTTTACCAACGCATTGGAACTGAAGGTGAACAAGTACATTGCAGCTACGCTTAATGTAGATATGATATATGATGATAATGTAAAGGTGTTTGAAAATAAACAAACTGGTGTAATGGGACCCCGACTGCAGGTCAAGCAGATATTGGGGATAGGCTTTGCCGCCAAGTTCTGA
- the mscL gene encoding large conductance mechanosensitive channel protein MscL, with protein MSFIKEFKEFAMKGNVMDLAVGVIIGAAFGKIVTSLVDNIIMPLVGVVTGGVNFTDKFAYLDTSKGTNFPSLAAAKAAGANVFAYGAFIQSVIDFLIIAFCIFLLVKFMNKLTNKQAPGPAEPTAQEKLLMEIRDELKKR; from the coding sequence ATGTCATTCATCAAAGAGTTTAAGGAATTTGCCATGAAAGGCAATGTAATGGACCTGGCCGTAGGTGTGATCATTGGTGCTGCCTTCGGAAAGATCGTTACATCACTGGTAGACAATATCATCATGCCTTTAGTTGGAGTGGTAACTGGTGGTGTGAATTTCACTGACAAATTCGCCTACCTGGACACCAGCAAGGGGACTAATTTTCCTTCACTGGCCGCTGCAAAAGCTGCCGGCGCCAACGTATTCGCCTATGGCGCATTTATTCAGAGCGTGATCGATTTCCTGATCATCGCATTCTGTATTTTCCTGCTGGTGAAGTTTATGAATAAACTGACCAACAAACAAGCTCCGGGCCCGGCAGAACCTACCGCCCAGGAAAAACTGCTCATGGAAATCCGTGATGAACTGAAAAAAAGATAA
- a CDS encoding transketolase, whose translation MPQLQDIASQIRRDIVRMVHGVQSGHPGGSLGCADFFTALYFKVLKHTPQPFDMDGRDQDLFFLSNGHISPVFYSALARSGYFPVQELATFRKLNSRLQGHPTTHEHLPGIRMASGSLGQGMSVAIGAALSKKLNNDKGIVFCLHGDGELEEGQIWESVLFAPHHKVDNLIITVDLNGQQIDGTTDDVAGLGDVGAKFEAFGWTVLHMNGNDMDDTVATLEKAKGLTGQGKPIAIIMKTVMGQGVDFMEGHHEWHGIAPSDEQLAKALAQLPETLGDY comes from the coding sequence ATGCCACAGCTTCAGGATATTGCCAGCCAGATCAGAAGAGATATTGTACGAATGGTACATGGCGTTCAAAGTGGCCACCCCGGTGGTTCATTAGGTTGCGCAGACTTCTTTACAGCCTTGTACTTCAAGGTGTTAAAGCATACTCCCCAACCTTTTGACATGGACGGCCGTGACCAGGACCTGTTTTTTCTCTCTAATGGACACATTTCCCCTGTTTTCTATAGTGCGTTGGCCCGTTCCGGTTACTTTCCGGTACAGGAGCTCGCTACTTTCAGAAAACTGAACTCTCGCCTCCAGGGACACCCTACCACGCACGAACATCTCCCAGGCATACGCATGGCCTCCGGCTCCCTCGGACAGGGCATGAGCGTAGCCATTGGCGCAGCTTTGAGCAAAAAGCTGAACAACGATAAGGGCATCGTTTTCTGCCTGCACGGCGACGGTGAACTGGAAGAAGGACAAATCTGGGAATCTGTGCTGTTTGCGCCACACCACAAAGTGGACAACCTGATCATTACTGTGGACCTCAACGGTCAGCAGATTGACGGCACTACCGACGACGTGGCCGGCCTCGGCGATGTAGGCGCTAAATTCGAAGCTTTCGGATGGACCGTCCTTCACATGAACGGCAACGACATGGATGATACCGTTGCTACACTGGAAAAAGCCAAAGGCCTTACCGGCCAGGGCAAACCTATCGCCATCATCATGAAAACAGTGATGGGACAGGGTGTTGATTTCATGGAAGGTCACCACGAATGGCATGGTATCGCCCCGAGCGATGAACAGCTGGCTAAAGCACTGGCCCAACTGCCGGAAACACTCGGCGACTACTAA
- a CDS encoding helix-turn-helix domain-containing protein — MGEKRDNIGIISLPAYAQADPSFVVSSICELGENFFDQAGVPHRHDFYTVYWIKRGSLLHTIDTVTHEVKKNTLFFLAPGQVHKLQMSERIDGYMIAFQEAFMCLKDQSQVSGINSGLFFNDRFSSVITLDPEQSTDIESIVRLMLKELNTREPEYETALHGLLRYFLVLVSRIKGQSVAIPAEQHAVHNSSIFLKFKNLIEEKYRELKTVSDYAGLLHIKPVLLNEISKQLSGITAGEHIRNRVILEAQRYLYNTDLTAKEIAYKLGFDDPHYFSRFFKKYTSQSPSEFKEASRSVSHQP; from the coding sequence ATGGGTGAGAAACGTGACAATATCGGTATCATTTCTTTGCCGGCGTACGCGCAGGCAGATCCAAGTTTCGTAGTGTCCAGCATCTGCGAGCTGGGCGAGAACTTCTTTGATCAGGCAGGCGTGCCGCACCGGCATGACTTCTACACTGTTTACTGGATCAAAAGAGGTTCGCTGTTACATACCATTGATACTGTTACGCACGAAGTAAAAAAGAATACCCTCTTTTTCCTGGCTCCCGGCCAGGTACATAAGCTCCAGATGAGCGAAAGAATCGACGGATATATGATCGCCTTCCAGGAGGCTTTTATGTGCCTGAAAGACCAGTCGCAGGTGTCTGGTATCAATTCCGGACTTTTCTTTAATGACCGGTTTAGCAGCGTTATCACGCTGGACCCCGAGCAATCCACTGATATTGAGTCTATTGTTCGCCTGATGCTGAAGGAGCTCAACACCCGTGAACCGGAATACGAAACGGCGCTGCATGGCCTGCTACGCTACTTCCTGGTGCTGGTGTCCCGTATTAAGGGCCAGAGCGTTGCTATTCCGGCGGAACAACATGCGGTGCACAACAGTTCCATCTTCCTGAAATTCAAAAATCTGATCGAGGAAAAATACCGTGAACTGAAAACCGTCTCCGATTATGCCGGCCTGCTCCATATAAAACCTGTACTGCTCAACGAAATCAGTAAGCAATTGTCCGGTATTACCGCAGGAGAGCATATCCGTAACAGGGTCATCCTGGAAGCCCAGCGTTATCTTTATAATACAGACCTTACCGCCAAAGAAATCGCCTATAAGCTGGGATTTGACGATCCTCATTATTTCAGCCGCTTTTTTAAGAAATATACCTCCCAAAGCCCTTCCGAGTTTAAGGAAGCCTCCCGCTCTGTGAGCCACCAGCCTTAA
- the rbfA gene encoding 30S ribosome-binding factor RbfA, translated as MQETKRQKQIGQLIQEQLSDVFQRMGFNVVEGGMISIAAVKMTPDLLEAKVYLSMFQIKSPNEMMDRIKDRMGEIKKALGLRVGKQLRRMPELTFFLDDTLDYVFKMEELFKKIKEDDSHIKGDNQ; from the coding sequence ATGCAGGAAACTAAAAGGCAAAAGCAAATAGGACAATTAATACAGGAGCAGCTGAGCGACGTGTTTCAGCGGATGGGGTTTAATGTAGTGGAAGGAGGCATGATTTCCATTGCTGCTGTTAAAATGACGCCTGACCTGCTGGAAGCGAAGGTATATCTGAGCATGTTTCAGATAAAATCTCCCAACGAGATGATGGACCGCATAAAAGACAGGATGGGGGAAATTAAAAAAGCACTGGGATTACGGGTGGGCAAGCAATTGCGCCGGATGCCGGAATTGACTTTTTTCCTGGACGACACCCTGGACTATGTTTTCAAAATGGAAGAACTTTTCAAGAAAATCAAAGAAGACGATTCTCACATTAAAGGAGACAACCAATAA
- a CDS encoding DMT family transporter, with product MNHKFAHWGVFLLLSLTWGSSFILMKIGLESFTPWQVASLRLVAAGVALLPFLPKAIRQTPVNKLPVIILSGILGNGLPAFLFCLAETEIDSSLAGILNSLTPLMALLTGLIIFKSPIKKAQLLGVCVGLLGVVLLFSSKGINTNGHWYYSLLVVAATVSYGTNISLVHHYLKGFGSLQLGSIAMFFCGLATFPVLLFSDFFPQFATDHAPWRSLSAGLVLGVMGTGVAAVLFYLLIRRAGSMFASMVTYALPVVAIGWGLLAHETVTWIQVVCMGIILLGVYLVNRAKTAS from the coding sequence TTGAACCACAAATTTGCCCACTGGGGCGTTTTTCTACTGCTGTCACTGACCTGGGGCAGCTCGTTCATTTTAATGAAAATCGGACTGGAATCTTTTACGCCCTGGCAGGTGGCCAGTTTGCGCCTGGTAGCGGCGGGGGTGGCGTTATTGCCTTTTCTGCCCAAAGCTATCCGGCAAACGCCGGTCAACAAGCTGCCGGTGATCATTCTTTCCGGTATCCTGGGCAACGGGCTTCCGGCTTTTCTTTTCTGTCTGGCGGAAACTGAGATAGACAGTTCGCTCGCGGGCATTTTAAATTCGCTGACACCACTGATGGCGTTGCTAACGGGGCTGATTATATTCAAAAGCCCGATTAAAAAAGCGCAGCTGCTAGGGGTATGTGTGGGTTTACTGGGAGTTGTGCTGCTTTTCAGTTCCAAGGGGATCAATACCAACGGGCACTGGTATTACAGCCTGCTGGTGGTGGCCGCCACGGTCAGTTATGGTACCAACATCAGCCTGGTACATCATTATCTGAAAGGGTTTGGTTCATTGCAGTTGGGATCTATTGCCATGTTTTTCTGTGGACTGGCTACATTTCCGGTGTTGCTCTTCAGTGACTTTTTTCCTCAGTTTGCGACAGACCACGCGCCGTGGCGCTCGTTGTCTGCCGGTCTTGTGCTGGGGGTAATGGGCACCGGGGTGGCGGCCGTGTTATTTTACCTGCTGATCCGCCGTGCCGGTTCCATGTTTGCGTCTATGGTCACTTATGCGTTACCGGTAGTCGCTATCGGCTGGGGATTGCTGGCTCATGAAACGGTCACCTGGATTCAGGTGGTATGTATGGGAATTATCCTGCTGGGCGTGTATTTAGTTAACCGGGCCAAAACAGCCTCCTGA
- a CDS encoding glycosyltransferase family 4 protein, whose product MENVLIATVLSFVVTYFSIPILIRVAELKHLYDEPDERKTHKQRIPTLGGIGFFSGFIIAATVCVPALQNSPFQYMMAAFFIIFMVGMKDDIVGLSPLKKLIGQLVASFAIIYLGNLQITSMYGFMGITTLPSNISLMLTYFYFVVVINAFNLIDGVDGHAGSIGLLVSAVLGAYFLHVGEITYAVLGFALAGGLASFLIYNISPARIFMGDTGSLMIGLVNAVLVLKFIEVAGNPTSKMPIDATPAVAIAILIVPLFDTLRVFSVRMLQGRSPFSADRNHIHHYLLDLRLDHRQTTLVSVSVNAVFIAGAYLLQGLGTTVLTIAVVGAATTFTGVLYLARKRKQAVKVAVTTITQPAAQNAAAPKILRVTTGGVLQDK is encoded by the coding sequence ATGGAGAATGTTTTAATTGCTACCGTCCTGAGTTTTGTGGTAACCTATTTTTCTATTCCGATACTTATCAGAGTAGCGGAGTTAAAACACTTGTACGACGAACCAGACGAGAGAAAAACGCATAAGCAACGCATACCGACACTCGGGGGAATTGGCTTTTTCTCCGGGTTCATCATTGCTGCGACCGTATGTGTTCCCGCTTTACAGAATTCGCCGTTTCAGTATATGATGGCGGCTTTTTTCATCATTTTCATGGTGGGCATGAAAGATGACATCGTGGGATTGTCTCCGCTTAAGAAACTGATTGGTCAGCTCGTTGCCTCTTTTGCCATTATTTACCTGGGTAATTTGCAGATAACCAGTATGTATGGCTTTATGGGCATTACCACCCTTCCTTCCAACATCAGCCTGATGTTGACTTACTTCTACTTTGTTGTCGTGATCAATGCTTTCAACCTGATTGACGGGGTGGACGGGCATGCCGGCAGCATAGGTTTGCTGGTGAGCGCAGTGCTGGGCGCATATTTTCTCCATGTGGGTGAAATCACCTACGCAGTGTTGGGCTTTGCGCTGGCAGGTGGATTGGCCAGCTTCCTGATTTATAATATCTCCCCCGCCCGCATTTTTATGGGCGATACAGGTTCCCTGATGATTGGCCTGGTGAATGCCGTACTGGTGCTTAAATTCATTGAGGTGGCGGGCAACCCGACCAGCAAAATGCCGATTGACGCCACGCCGGCGGTAGCTATCGCCATCCTGATCGTGCCGCTTTTTGATACGTTGAGGGTGTTTTCCGTACGCATGCTCCAGGGCCGCTCTCCCTTTTCAGCGGACCGCAACCATATTCACCACTATTTACTGGACCTGCGACTGGACCACAGACAAACAACCCTGGTATCTGTGAGCGTAAACGCAGTCTTTATTGCAGGGGCTTATCTCCTTCAGGGATTGGGCACTACCGTGCTGACGATCGCTGTAGTGGGCGCAGCTACTACTTTTACTGGTGTCCTGTACCTGGCCCGTAAAAGAAAACAGGCCGTCAAAGTTGCTGTTACCACTATTACACAGCCCGCTGCCCAGAACGCTGCCGCGCCTAAAATACTGCGGGTTACCACTGGAGGCGTATTACAGGATAAATAG
- a CDS encoding segregation and condensation protein A gives MSEQVSYKIKLPQFEGPFDLLLFFIERDELDIYNIPINTITQEFLDYIHHIESLNIELASEFILFVSTLMRIKAKMLLPRKELDEQGNEIDPRMELIDKILEYKRYKQAAAELAEMEAERMLHIKRGNIAKELAEIGEVTSEGTEIQTLTLFKLAQTFEKVMQRMKARDHKPQHVVYKYDYTMEGSRMYMEELARSERTLSFEKIFDHCKDRVHAIFLFLSMLELVQMKHLGIMVGEGRNNFIIEYIDPENREEEPAGTLIDG, from the coding sequence GTGAGTGAACAGGTTTCCTATAAAATAAAACTCCCGCAGTTTGAGGGTCCTTTTGACCTCCTGTTGTTCTTTATAGAACGCGATGAGCTGGATATCTACAATATTCCGATCAATACCATCACGCAGGAATTCCTCGACTATATTCATCATATAGAATCGCTGAATATTGAGCTGGCAAGCGAGTTTATCCTCTTTGTGTCTACTCTGATGCGGATTAAGGCGAAAATGCTGTTGCCCCGCAAGGAACTGGACGAACAGGGAAATGAAATTGACCCGCGGATGGAGCTGATAGACAAGATCCTGGAATATAAACGATATAAGCAGGCAGCCGCGGAACTCGCCGAAATGGAGGCTGAGCGGATGCTGCATATCAAAAGAGGTAATATTGCTAAGGAACTGGCCGAGATTGGCGAGGTGACCAGTGAAGGAACGGAGATACAGACACTCACCCTCTTTAAACTGGCCCAGACTTTTGAGAAGGTAATGCAGCGCATGAAAGCGCGCGACCATAAGCCCCAACACGTGGTGTACAAATATGACTACACCATGGAGGGCTCGAGGATGTATATGGAAGAGCTGGCCAGGTCCGAACGGACTTTGTCCTTTGAAAAAATATTCGACCACTGCAAAGACAGGGTACATGCCATTTTCCTTTTCCTGAGCATGCTGGAGCTGGTACAGATGAAGCACCTGGGCATTATGGTGGGAGAAGGCAGAAACAACTTTATTATTGAATACATTGATCCGGAAAACAGGGAGGAAGAACCTGCCGGAACATTGATAGATGGTTAA
- a CDS encoding ABC transporter ATP-binding protein gives MKTFKRLLGYATPLHHYVPEYVIYTIIGIVFGMVNFAMLIPLLNVIFDQVTTEPQVVNHPVFSFTIKYFIDLFNYYFYYFINTSGSKESALYFVCAVIGVCVTVANMGRYMSTRVVTRMKMTMLSRLRTNLYKKYTEQSLGYYSEKQKGDLLSVMTNDVQEVEVSVVSSVQILLRDPFIIIGYFAVLFYLSVKLTLFTIVFFPISGLLISYISKKLKQKGWFSQELLGKILNVTEETLGGIRIIQSFTAAPFMQKKFGDVNHRFITVSKAMFNQRELASPVSEILGVMVVVVLLIYGGTMVLHGSDLLTGATFMTYLVFYSQILQPAKNISTAITTMQRGIVASERIFGILDSPVAVQEKSNAQPVSAFNDKIEYNNVSFKYDQQYVLKDINLTIRKGQVTALVGRSGAGKSTMADVLPRFYDVNEGEIRIDGTDVRDLRLNDLRALIGVVSQEAVLFNDTVFNNIAFGHPEADREAVIRAAKIANAHEFIEQLENGYETSIGDRGLKLSGGQRQRLTIARAIFKNPPILILDEATSALDTESEKLVQSALDKLMQNRTTIVIAHRLSTIQHANEIVVMDQGEIKERGTHDDLLSREGIYHKLVEMQEFK, from the coding sequence ATGAAGACTTTCAAGCGATTACTGGGATATGCTACTCCCTTGCATCATTATGTTCCGGAATATGTTATTTATACTATCATCGGTATCGTTTTCGGCATGGTCAACTTCGCCATGCTGATCCCGCTGCTGAACGTGATATTCGACCAGGTGACGACTGAGCCGCAGGTAGTTAACCATCCTGTGTTTTCCTTCACTATCAAGTACTTCATTGACCTGTTCAATTATTACTTTTATTATTTTATCAACACCAGCGGATCTAAAGAAAGCGCACTGTACTTTGTCTGTGCCGTGATCGGCGTTTGCGTTACCGTAGCCAACATGGGCCGCTATATGAGCACCCGTGTGGTGACCCGGATGAAGATGACCATGCTTTCCCGTTTACGGACCAACCTGTATAAAAAATACACAGAACAGTCACTGGGCTATTACAGTGAAAAACAGAAAGGCGACCTTTTGTCTGTGATGACCAACGATGTGCAGGAGGTGGAAGTCTCCGTGGTGAGCTCTGTTCAGATCCTGTTACGTGATCCGTTCATCATCATTGGTTACTTCGCTGTTCTTTTCTATCTCTCCGTGAAACTGACGCTTTTTACTATCGTATTTTTTCCGATCTCCGGACTGCTGATTTCCTATATCTCTAAAAAGCTGAAACAAAAAGGCTGGTTCAGCCAGGAGCTGCTTGGCAAAATCCTGAATGTGACAGAGGAAACACTGGGCGGTATCCGCATCATACAATCATTCACCGCGGCACCTTTCATGCAGAAAAAATTCGGAGATGTCAACCATCGCTTTATTACAGTGAGCAAAGCCATGTTCAACCAGCGTGAGCTGGCTTCACCGGTATCAGAAATACTGGGTGTCATGGTAGTGGTGGTACTGTTGATCTATGGTGGCACTATGGTGTTGCATGGCAGCGATCTGTTGACTGGCGCCACTTTCATGACCTATCTGGTTTTCTATTCACAGATCCTGCAGCCGGCAAAAAATATTTCCACCGCTATCACTACGATGCAACGTGGCATAGTGGCCAGCGAGCGCATCTTCGGCATCCTGGACTCGCCGGTAGCCGTGCAGGAAAAAAGCAATGCGCAGCCTGTCAGCGCATTCAACGACAAAATTGAATACAACAATGTTTCTTTCAAATACGATCAGCAATATGTTTTGAAAGATATCAACCTGACGATCCGCAAAGGCCAGGTGACCGCGCTGGTGGGCCGCAGCGGCGCCGGAAAATCCACGATGGCGGATGTGTTACCCCGCTTTTATGATGTCAACGAAGGTGAAATTCGTATAGACGGCACCGATGTACGCGACCTTCGACTGAACGATCTTCGTGCACTCATTGGCGTTGTCTCACAGGAAGCTGTATTGTTTAATGATACAGTGTTCAACAACATCGCTTTCGGTCATCCGGAAGCAGACCGCGAAGCGGTGATCCGCGCGGCGAAGATTGCCAATGCACATGAGTTCATCGAACAACTGGAAAACGGATATGAGACCTCTATCGGCGATCGCGGCCTCAAACTCAGTGGCGGACAGCGTCAGCGCCTTACCATCGCGAGAGCGATTTTTAAAAATCCGCCAATACTGATCCTCGATGAAGCCACTTCCGCACTCGATACCGAATCAGAAAAACTGGTACAGTCCGCGCTTGACAAACTCATGCAAAACCGCACCACTATTGTTATCGCACACCGTTTGAGCACCATTCAGCATGCCAATGAAATTGTGGTAATGGACCAGGGTGAAATAAAAGAACGCGGCACACATGACGACCTGCTTTCCCGCGAAGGCATCTACCACAAACTGGTGGAAATGCAGGAGTTTAAATAA
- a CDS encoding FtsX-like permease family protein, protein MVWQFASRYFRAKKSTNAINIIAWVSVAAIAIGTGALIVILSVFNGFEGLVKSLYSSFYPAIKIVPASGKTLLLTPAQLQAIGRTSGVAAYSEVVEEKAVLRYGDEPTIAVLKGVDSNYNRVTDVKGNIVRGRFDIGDDAAYRAVLGLELEGALGVDVEHSMVPVTVYVPRRNVNAFVTPEDALNNGVLYPAGTFAIQQEFNSKYVITHINFLRSLLELKPDEMSALEVAAAPGVNQNELKDRLQRQLGTSYKVQTRYEQNQSLYAIMQTEKWAVYVILSFIMIIAAFNMIGSLYMLVIEKEKDITILKAMGARKSLIMRIFLTEGLIIAGIGTLLGFVLGGGFCLIQQHFGIIRLEGTSFLVDAYPVSMHLADFGLVLVTILIIGLAASWYPARRAAVEAISLKAT, encoded by the coding sequence ATGGTTTGGCAGTTTGCTTCCCGTTACTTCAGGGCTAAAAAATCCACTAACGCCATCAACATCATTGCCTGGGTAAGTGTGGCTGCCATTGCGATAGGTACCGGAGCGCTGATTGTTATCCTCAGCGTGTTCAACGGGTTTGAAGGTTTGGTGAAATCCCTGTATTCCTCTTTTTATCCGGCTATTAAAATAGTGCCTGCCAGTGGAAAAACGCTGTTGCTTACGCCGGCACAGTTACAGGCTATCGGGCGTACCTCCGGTGTGGCCGCTTACTCCGAAGTGGTAGAGGAAAAAGCTGTGCTTCGCTACGGGGACGAGCCTACGATTGCGGTGCTGAAAGGAGTGGATAGCAACTACAACCGGGTGACGGACGTGAAGGGCAATATCGTCCGCGGGCGTTTTGATATAGGAGACGACGCAGCTTACCGAGCTGTATTGGGACTGGAGCTGGAAGGCGCGCTGGGCGTGGACGTAGAGCATAGCATGGTGCCGGTGACGGTATACGTGCCTCGCCGGAACGTAAATGCATTTGTGACGCCCGAAGACGCGCTGAACAACGGCGTGCTTTATCCGGCCGGCACTTTTGCCATTCAGCAGGAGTTCAACAGCAAATACGTCATCACGCATATCAATTTCCTGCGTAGTCTGCTGGAACTGAAGCCTGACGAGATGTCCGCGCTGGAGGTGGCCGCGGCGCCGGGAGTAAACCAGAATGAACTGAAAGACAGGCTGCAGCGCCAATTAGGGACATCTTACAAAGTGCAGACCCGGTATGAACAGAACCAGTCCCTATATGCGATCATGCAGACAGAAAAGTGGGCCGTGTATGTGATTCTCAGTTTCATTATGATTATCGCTGCTTTCAATATGATCGGGTCGTTATATATGCTGGTCATAGAAAAAGAGAAGGATATCACGATCCTGAAGGCAATGGGTGCGCGTAAGTCGCTGATAATGAGAATATTTCTTACGGAAGGACTAATTATTGCCGGTATTGGCACCTTGCTGGGGTTTGTGCTGGGGGGAGGCTTTTGCCTGATACAGCAGCATTTCGGGATTATCCGGCTGGAGGGCACTTCGTTCCTGGTGGACGCCTATCCGGTGAGCATGCATCTGGCTGATTTCGGGCTGGTGCTGGTGACTATTCTGATCATAGGACTGGCGGCCAGCTGGTACCCTGCACGCAGGGCGGCGGTGGAAGCTATTTCCCTGAAAGCCACCTGA
- a CDS encoding PPK2 family polyphosphate kinase, producing MSKIKLSAISTTAPKKLDKEKIKVATREILEELDELQNLLYAQHKHCVLMVIQGMDASGKDGVIKNVTGTLNPQGCTVHSFKAPTPEEADHDFLWRVHKQAPGKGIIQVFNRSHYEDILIQRVHKWIDEKTARKRMTAINDFEKLLTVHNNTHILKFYLHVSREAQQQRLTERTEDPRKMWKYNENDLAEAKLWDQYMDAYEDAFRYCNDVPWIIVPADHNWYKEYIVALTLRDTLKSLNMKYPRLKK from the coding sequence ATGAGTAAAATCAAGTTGTCTGCCATTAGTACTACCGCACCCAAAAAACTGGACAAAGAAAAAATCAAAGTCGCCACGCGGGAAATTTTAGAAGAACTGGATGAGTTGCAAAACCTGTTATATGCCCAGCACAAGCACTGTGTATTGATGGTGATCCAGGGAATGGACGCCAGCGGGAAAGACGGGGTGATTAAAAATGTGACCGGCACCCTAAACCCGCAAGGTTGTACCGTGCACTCGTTTAAAGCACCTACTCCCGAAGAAGCGGACCACGATTTCCTCTGGCGTGTCCATAAACAGGCCCCCGGCAAAGGAATCATACAGGTGTTTAACCGCTCGCACTATGAAGATATTCTGATACAGCGGGTGCATAAGTGGATTGACGAAAAAACTGCCCGTAAAAGGATGACAGCCATCAACGATTTCGAAAAGCTGCTGACCGTGCATAACAACACGCACATCCTGAAATTCTATCTGCATGTGTCCAGGGAAGCACAACAGCAACGGCTGACCGAACGTACGGAAGACCCAAGGAAGATGTGGAAATATAACGAGAACGACCTCGCAGAAGCTAAATTATGGGACCAGTACATGGATGCATATGAAGACGCTTTTAGGTACTGTAATGATGTCCCCTGGATAATTGTACCGGCTGATCATAACTGGTATAAGGAATATATCGTGGCACTAACGCTCAGGGATACACTGAAATCACTCAATATGAAATATCCCCGATTGAAGAAATAA